The Geovibrio ferrireducens genome contains the following window.
TCTTTTTGCTGTTTCGCCGGAGGATACGGATTTCTCAAGAAATCTCATCGCCTCCTGAAATATACGAACGCTTCCCGGAACGGACGAGTCAAGCTCGTTCACACCGGAAAGACGGTATATGTCCTCAATTTTTTCCCCAACTGTCATCCAGGTTTCCTCATCAATAATTTCGCTTATTTTATCAGACGGCATACGTACCTTGCGTGAATGCGCCACGGCAAAGTAGTTGCCCTTATTGTCCATCAGCCCTATTTCAGCCCAGATCAGCCTCTCCGGCACATAAAGGTCAAAAAACCAGTTGCCGTACCTGCCCACGCGGACACTGGCAAGCTCTTCCGAATCTTCCCCGCTGGTGCTGCCGAAGATTTTCAGTACAAATGCCGCATCCGGGCTGCCGTGCTCCGTCCTGAAACGGTTTACGGTATTATCCGAAACTTCCCAGTAAACATATTCCTTGCGGGGGTTTATGGGAAGAAGAACCGCAGTGTCTATCTGATACCTGTTCGGTATGGGATATTCGGCAGGGCGCACCTTCTCAGGCATGGAGTGAGCCACCTCAGCCTTATGCTGCTCCGTACTGGAATAAACTTTCTGTTCGGACATAGCCGCAGTGAGAGCCGCTGCCAGCTCTTCTCTGGTCATTTTTGACCTGTTTTCCACATTGAGCTCCACAGCAAGCCTGTAAAGCTCTTTCTTACTCATTTCAGAGAGATTCATGTTCATCCTCCGTCCGGTGACAGATAAATTTCGAGGTACTGTGCCGCTGCTCTCTCCCATGAAAAATCAGCGCAACATGAGGATTCCATAACCTTCTGCGTTAAATCGCCCGTGCTGTACATCTTTATAGCTTCATCAACCTTGTTTAACAGTTCCGCCACAGTGTATTCCTTCATCACCAGCGCGCAGCCGTTCTCGGCAAAATATTTAACAGTGTCCTCCACCCCGCCTGCGGGGTTGACAAGGGGCACTGCGCCGTAACGTGTTCCTATGAGGTGGGACGAACCGAAAGGTTCATACACGGACGGAGCCAGTATAAAGTCCGCCGCGGCAAAAAGCCTGTGCGCCAGCGCATGGTCATATCTGGTATGTATAAAGAAATTGCCGAAACTTCCGGCCAGCTTCTTTATAATACGCACATACATCTTGTCGCCGTGGCCGAGTATGAAAAAATCGGCCTCCTTCTGCGCAAGATCAGGCGCTGCGTCCAGCACAAGCTCCAGCCCTTTCCTGTTGCTCATCCTGCCTATCATAACAAAAAGAGGTCTGTCCGGATTTATGCCGAAATCCTTTGCCAGCTCCTTTTTGCATTCTTTTTTCCAGTTTTTCCCGTTGCCTATTCTGCATGAAACATAGCAGTCATTACCGGGGTTCCATACATTATAATCTATTCCGTTGAGGATTCCTTTCAACTTGTATGAATATTTTGTCATAACACCTTCCATCCCCCCGGCGAAGCCTTCGGTCTGTATGTCCCGCGCATAGGCGGGGCTTACGGTTGTTATGAAGTCAGAGTAAACTATCCCCGCTTTGAGGAAGCTTATCTGTCCGTAAAACTCTATTCCCTCAATGTCGTACACTTCCCACGGAAGGTTGAGTTCTTCAAGATCCATCCGCTGGAAAAGCCCCTGACACTGGACATCGTGCACTGTGAAAACCGTTTTCCATTTCATATCCCTGAAAAGCAGGGAATTGTAAAGAGGCACAAGCCCCGCCTGCCAGTCATGGCAGTGGAGAATATCCGGTGATGAGCAGCCGCCCGCAAAGTAAAACAGGCACGCCTGAGAAAAAGCCGCATACCTGAGATCATTGTCGGAGTAGTCAAAATCGCCTGAGCCGTATATGCCGCCCCTGCTGAAAAGCTCCGGATTGGCAAAAAACAGATACTCAACGCCGGAAACAAGCGCGGAATGCACTGCAAACTCATATTCCCTGTCCCCTGCGCTGACGTTTATCCTTACCTCAGTGTCCCTTATCTCCCCTGCGTCCCTCTCGGTGAGCAGATAAAGCGGAATGCAGACCCGCACAATGTGCCCGGCTGCGGCCTGTGCGGCGGCCAGTTTCTCAACGAAGGTTCCAAGACCGCCTGTCTGTACAAAGGGGGCTGCTTCGCCTGTGATATGCACTATGTTCATACGCCCCCCGCCTGCCTGAGGTATTCCGCCGCCTCTTCGGGACGAACGGGATTGATGTGGAAGCCTGTCCCCCACTCAAAACCGGCGTAGCCTGTGAGTCTGGGCGCTATTTCTATATGCCAGTGGTAATCAAACTTTATGCTGTGCCAGAAGTCCGGCTTGCCCGGACGGTAATTCAGCGGGGGCGAGGTATGTATAACCATATTCAGCGGCGGGTCTTCCAGCACCTTGTCCAGCCTGTGGAAAATCTCCGTTATCATGTCAGCGAGGCTGGTCAGCCCGCTCTCGGTGATCACTGCGAAGCTGTGCCCGTGCTGTCTGGGATAGATGGACAGTTCAAACGGGAAGCTTGAGGCATAGGGGCAGAAGGCGATGAAGTCCTGATTCTCGTACACTATGCGGCTGTTATCCTTGTGCTCCTGCTCAAGTATGTCACAGAAGATGCAGCGCTCCTTTCGCCTGTAGTGCTCCTTGGCGCTTTTCAGCTTGGTTTTGAGAATGTTCGGCACAACAGGGAGCGCTATCACCTGCGAATGCGGATGGGTGATGCTGGTTCCGAAGCCGAGTCCGTAGTTTTTAAAAGGCATTATGTAGCGGAACCTTGTATCGTTTGAGAGATCCCGCACCCGCTCCCTGAATGTGTAAAACAGGTTGTAAACGGTCATTCTGTCGTAAGTTTTAAGGCGCATGGAGTGCACGGGGGTGTCTATTATGACTTCGTGTGCGCCTATTCCTGTCACTGTGTCGTATATCCCGCTGCCGCTCCTTTTAAGCTCACCCTCAATGCCGAAGGCGGGGTACTTGTTGGGGACAACACGGGTGAGCCAGTTGGCATCGTTCTTTTTGCCGAATGCGCGCATGGCGTAAATTTCATGGGGGGTGTGAACCTCATTTCCGTAGCAGAAGGGGCAGTTTATATGAGTTTTTTCGCCCTGAGCGTACTCCTGACGCTCCACGAGGAAATCGTGGGGTCTGCGGCTGCGTTCGGTGGCGATTACGCTCCATTTCTGTTTAACAGGGTCAAACCTGAGTTCCGACATTTTGCTCCCTTTTATTATTCAAACCGTATGAATATAATAATATACCTGTACTTTCAGGCGATCAACCGATCATTCCGCCCTGAGTCTTCCTGCGAAGCCCGCCCTGCCCTTAAACCTGACAGGGATAAACAGGGAAACTCCCTGCGCAGTGAGATCAACGCCTTTCTCCGACTGGGAAACAGTGGAGAAAATATCAGAGGCGGCACTTCCCGCATCAGTCTCAAGGATTATTCTGCCTGTGATTCCGTCGGTTATTTCAAACGAACCGCCCTTATGGCACATGCCGCACTCTTCACCGTTCACGGTGATACCCGTCATGTCCCAGAGGTGGAAGTTCATCTCGCAGACGTAAGTCAGCTCCGCCGGGCACTCTGTCACAAGCTCCGTCTCAAACTCCACTGCTTCATCTGTGAAGCTGTATCTCTTTATTATCTCCGCATTGTATGTCACGCCGCTGTGGTATATGCCGCCTTTGCGCCTAAAAGTGAGAGAATCCGCCTCCGCAGTCATCTCCGCAGGCTGGTTTGTAAAGTCCGAAAGCTCCGCAAAGGAGCATGAGGCAAACTTCTCTGCCTCAAATTCAGACACTACGTGATCTATGAACGAGTTTTTGTTGTACCAGTCATAAACGAGCATGGCTTTCATCTCGTCCGTTATTTCCACATTAAGATCATGTATGGTGGATATGCCGCTTTTCTGTTCATCCTCGTTTTTTTCTTTCAGAAGCATGGCGTGGTACGCCTCTTTTCTTCTGGATATTGTATTGATAAGGTTAACGTTATTTCGTTTAAGCTCAAGGGTGGTCATCTGCCCGCAGTCCCTTGAGGTGAAGCTGGCGTTAAACAGACTCATACGGACATAGGCATCGTCATAGCCGTCATAATCCAGATCAGCGGTCTCCACCATAGGAAGATTTCCCGCAAGGCGCTCATACTCCTTCTCCGCCTCGATTATGAAGCTCCATGAGTTGTTGCGCAGGTTCGGCAGGTAAAGCCCGCCGAATATGCCGTGCCACAGGGCATCATTGCACTGCGCCTTGTAAAGAGCCTCAGTCAGCGCTTCGTCCTGCATCTCTGCCGCATAGGTGCTTAGCCTCAGTGCGCGTTTATGAATACGGTTGCTTTCCGGGTACTTGGCAAAGAAATTTTTCCATATGCCCCCCTTAACGAAAACCTCCGCAGCTTCATCCTGCCACTCTTCCCTAAGGTGCTCCTGAAGCTTCTCCATCTCCTCTATCCTGCCTGCAAAGAGCGACCATTCCCCCATTTCATGGTATGAGGTTATCGGCAGATACGCAAGCCCCGCAGGCTTCACCCTGTCGGCGGTTTCGCCGAAGAACGCGAACTCGCATTTACCTGATGAGATAACCACATCAAGGAACCTTTCCAGCCAGCCATCTTCATACACCCATTCATAGGTGTGAGGCCATACGCCGAACTTCTCGCCGTCATCGAATATCACAGAGCATTTCCCGCCGCTGTCCGCGGTTTTTTCCAGATACTCCGCTATAGCCGCCTCCTCCTTAAACGGAATGAGGTAGCGCAGATTCTTATCTATAGGGAAGAGGTTTACCCTCCTGCCGTCCTGCTCGGATATGTAGTAGCCGTTCAGCATCTCTTTATAATACCCTGCGGAAATGAAGTGATAGTCATCCACAATCATATTCCGCACACCGACTTCTGTGACATCAGTGATAATCGCCGGGTCCCAGACACGCTCAGTGAGCCAGAGGCCGTCCGGCATCTGCCCGAAGTGGTTGTTAATGTAGCTGCTGAGCTTCTCTATCTGCCCCCTTCTGTCCTGCGAGGGGATGGCTGAAAGCACGGGCTCGTAATACCCGCCGGTGAAAAACTCTATCTGGTTATTATCCGCCAGCTTCTTCATACTGCCGAAAACGCCCTTGTGGTGCTGCCTGATGTAATCAAGCAGCCAACCGCTGTAATGAACCGCGAAGCGGAACTGCGGATAAAGCAGCGCCGCCTCCATAAAAGGCGCATAGCAGCGCTCCACAGCCTCGTCCACAACATGGCTGAAATTCCCCACCGGCTGGTGGCAGTGTATTCCGAAAAGAAACGGCATCTTCATAATTATTCTTCCTGTTTGTTTATGCTACACATGCGGAGCAGATTAAGGTTTCCCAAAAAAATATTTCAAAAACTTTTAACCCGCTTCGCAAAAATATTTATACTATCCAGTCGTCACCGAAGTTATCGGAGAGATCGACCTCGACCATATTATACTGCGGTGCGCGTTCCACCGCCTCGCCGTCCTTAAGCAGGCGGAATATTATATAAAGCCTTCCGGTGTTGTCGGGCATATTTCTGTGCGGCAGGGCAATTTCCGCTATGCGGTTTATGCCCCATTTTATGCCGCCGCCGTTTTCCCCTCTTCCTGTTTTCAGGGGGATGCGGAACTTGGCAGGGCTGCTCCCCGTTACCTCTGTCTCTATCTCATAGCCCTTGTCCATCGCTCCGTTAAAGGCGCCTTCTATTCGCAGGTACAAATTTTCCGCATCATACCCGAAGAAAAGTCTGCGGAGCACATTTGATGAGGCGTGCATAGCCCCTGAGTCAAACTTGAGATCAAACTCCCCTGCGCTGAGCCATTCGAAAAAGCTTGTCACCTCGCCGTCCGGAACGGCAGTGAGAAAATACTTCGGTTTTCTTATAAGCCCCGATTTGTAGGAACGTTTTATGGGGATATAAAGCTCCTGCGGTATGCCGGTTCCGAGGATTCTGTACGCATTGATCAGATACCCCCTGAACAGCTTGTCGAACACATCCGCCTGAAGGCTGAAATGGTCATCGCCGAACCACCAGAACCAGTCGCTCCCTTCGGCGATGTGTATCTCGTTCATTGCTTTTTCTTTTTTATCCGTATCCTGCATCCTGTCAACGGTCTGTCTTGCCGCATTGAGCAGCCTCCATGCCTCGTTCTTTTCCCTGTGACCGAGCCATGTGGTAAAGTTGCCGTATATCCATGAGCCTGCACGGATTTTATCAAGCTCTGCCTGCGGCACATCAGCAAGTTCCGCAGCCTCAGACATGGTTACGGTGTTTATCCATTTTTCACGCCCAATCCGCTCATAGAGGGCACGGAAGAACTTCTCTCCGTTTTCGGGGTAGTATTCC
Protein-coding sequences here:
- a CDS encoding DUF4912 domain-containing protein; the encoded protein is MNLSEMSKKELYRLAVELNVENRSKMTREELAAALTAAMSEQKVYSSTEQHKAEVAHSMPEKVRPAEYPIPNRYQIDTAVLLPINPRKEYVYWEVSDNTVNRFRTEHGSPDAAFVLKIFGSTSGEDSEELASVRVGRYGNWFFDLYVPERLIWAEIGLMDNKGNYFAVAHSRKVRMPSDKISEIIDEETWMTVGEKIEDIYRLSGVNELDSSVPGSVRIFQEAMRFLEKSVSSGETAKREGR
- a CDS encoding glycogen synthase produces the protein MNIVHITGEAAPFVQTGGLGTFVEKLAAAQAAAGHIVRVCIPLYLLTERDAGEIRDTEVRINVSAGDREYEFAVHSALVSGVEYLFFANPELFSRGGIYGSGDFDYSDNDLRYAAFSQACLFYFAGGCSSPDILHCHDWQAGLVPLYNSLLFRDMKWKTVFTVHDVQCQGLFQRMDLEELNLPWEVYDIEGIEFYGQISFLKAGIVYSDFITTVSPAYARDIQTEGFAGGMEGVMTKYSYKLKGILNGIDYNVWNPGNDCYVSCRIGNGKNWKKECKKELAKDFGINPDRPLFVMIGRMSNRKGLELVLDAAPDLAQKEADFFILGHGDKMYVRIIKKLAGSFGNFFIHTRYDHALAHRLFAAADFILAPSVYEPFGSSHLIGTRYGAVPLVNPAGGVEDTVKYFAENGCALVMKEYTVAELLNKVDEAIKMYSTGDLTQKVMESSCCADFSWERAAAQYLEIYLSPDGG
- the galT gene encoding galactose-1-phosphate uridylyltransferase yields the protein MSELRFDPVKQKWSVIATERSRRPHDFLVERQEYAQGEKTHINCPFCYGNEVHTPHEIYAMRAFGKKNDANWLTRVVPNKYPAFGIEGELKRSGSGIYDTVTGIGAHEVIIDTPVHSMRLKTYDRMTVYNLFYTFRERVRDLSNDTRFRYIMPFKNYGLGFGTSITHPHSQVIALPVVPNILKTKLKSAKEHYRRKERCIFCDILEQEHKDNSRIVYENQDFIAFCPYASSFPFELSIYPRQHGHSFAVITESGLTSLADMITEIFHRLDKVLEDPPLNMVIHTSPPLNYRPGKPDFWHSIKFDYHWHIEIAPRLTGYAGFEWGTGFHINPVRPEEAAEYLRQAGGV
- a CDS encoding alpha-amylase/4-alpha-glucanotransferase domain-containing protein codes for the protein MKMPFLFGIHCHQPVGNFSHVVDEAVERCYAPFMEAALLYPQFRFAVHYSGWLLDYIRQHHKGVFGSMKKLADNNQIEFFTGGYYEPVLSAIPSQDRRGQIEKLSSYINNHFGQMPDGLWLTERVWDPAIITDVTEVGVRNMIVDDYHFISAGYYKEMLNGYYISEQDGRRVNLFPIDKNLRYLIPFKEEAAIAEYLEKTADSGGKCSVIFDDGEKFGVWPHTYEWVYEDGWLERFLDVVISSGKCEFAFFGETADRVKPAGLAYLPITSYHEMGEWSLFAGRIEEMEKLQEHLREEWQDEAAEVFVKGGIWKNFFAKYPESNRIHKRALRLSTYAAEMQDEALTEALYKAQCNDALWHGIFGGLYLPNLRNNSWSFIIEAEKEYERLAGNLPMVETADLDYDGYDDAYVRMSLFNASFTSRDCGQMTTLELKRNNVNLINTISRRKEAYHAMLLKEKNEDEQKSGISTIHDLNVEITDEMKAMLVYDWYNKNSFIDHVVSEFEAEKFASCSFAELSDFTNQPAEMTAEADSLTFRRKGGIYHSGVTYNAEIIKRYSFTDEAVEFETELVTECPAELTYVCEMNFHLWDMTGITVNGEECGMCHKGGSFEITDGITGRIILETDAGSAASDIFSTVSQSEKGVDLTAQGVSLFIPVRFKGRAGFAGRLRAE